The nucleotide sequence CCTTTTTTCTCTGCAAACTGCTTATTAATATTCAAACCATATATTCCAAAACCACTATCGTATCCTTGAAGATTGACCCTACGTCCTCTGGCAAAGGTAAATGCCTGCAACACCCAACTGTCTGTGATATTATAGTTACCAAACATACGTCCACTTACCACAAAACCTTCATTGGAAGCATTATAAAGTGGATTTCCCACATTATTGTCGATCATGGTATAATAGGAATCCACTCCACCATTGAAAGATAACTTATTGGACACATTTATATTGGCAAACAGGTTTATACCTATGGATTGTTCACTACCAATATTTTCGTAAGTGGTATAGATCACTCCATCATCCTGAACTGTACGAAGGGGCTGGATAGATCCATTGGTATTTCTAAAGAAGGTAGAGATATTGATACTCGTTGCATTGAGATAAGTGCTATAGGACAATTCATAATTGTCTGTATACTCTGGATCCAAAAGCGGATTACCCTGCGAAATTTGCGTTGGGTTTGAACTTTGAATATTCGGGTTCAAAAACCGAAGTGAAGGCCTTTGGATTCTACGGTTATAGGCGGCCTTGATCATATTGCCACTTTTCAGCTTCCGGCTCAAATTAACACTTGGTACCAAAACCCCATAATTAGGTATTTCTCCCTCTACTTCTCCACTTTTAAAATCAGCATTGATCGTCGTATATTCATATCTCACACCAGCCTTTGCAGTATAGTGTTTAAGGAAGCCTTGAGTAAAGGACAGATAACCTGCAGTCACATTTTGATCATAATCAAAAACATTGCTGTACTGAGCATTATCACTTTCCAAGTATTCTCCATCAGCTCCATCAGCAGTAAAATAAGCATAATCACTATTAACCCTTCTAAGAATATTTTTGGCACCATATTCCAAAATTTGGTTTTCTCCATCCCCTAAAGGCGTCACATAATCCACCTGAACCGTAAACTCTTGATTGTTACTGGCATTTTCATTCTTGATTCTGGACTCCACATTTTCAAAGTTCCCATCCAAAAGAGCCTGTACAAAATCATTAGTTCTATTATTTCGGCTATAAAGGGTCATAATGCTAAACTCCTTCTGCGGTTTTTCAAAGGTCTTGGTATAATTTAAGCTGATATCCACCGTATTGGAAAGATCTTCTGTATTTACCCTTCTCATCAGGGCATTGACCAATTCATCATCTAGATAATTCTCAGTCAATAAGTTATCCTGCTTGGTATCCCTATTGAACATCCCAAAGTTCACCGATGCGGCCAACCAATTGTATTTGTCTATTTCATAGTCCACTCCAAAATTATACCTGCCCATAAGCATATTGTTTCGCGTATCAGAGCTCTGGATAATATTGGAAATCGATCCATCCGGATTGGTTACACGCTGATTATTCTCAAAACCTCCTTTGATATTATAACCTGCTCGACCAAATCCCCCCAAATTAAATCCCCACTTGCCTTTTCTAGCACTGGCATTTAAACCCAAGTTGGAGCCTCTCATACCTGCACTGGTATTGATACTCAAGGATGTACCTTGTAGATTATTTTTCTTGGTCACTATATTGATCACCCCACCGGAGCCTTCTGCATCATACTTGGCAGAGGGAGACGTGATGACTTCTACGGACTTGATTTCATCAGCTGGAATTTGTTTTAGCGCATCCGCTATACTACTGGCTGACATGGTGGAAGGCTTATTGTCGATCAATACAACCAGATTATTACTTCCCCTCATGGACACATTTCCATCCAAATCAACTGATAACATCGGCACCCTTCTCAGTACATCTGTAGCATCGCCACCTACAGTGGTTTTATCATTTTCCGCATTGTAAATTGTCCTGTCCACCTTTTCTGTGATCAATTCACGCTGCCCTTGCACGGTCACCTCCTCCAGAGAAACAGACTCCTCTTCCATATCTATTTCTCCCAAATTGACCAATTTCTGACCTGCTTTTACGATTATATTTTCATTAACATAGGGGGCAAAACCCACAAAGTTAATTTTAAGCCTGTATTTTCCTGGCTTAAAACCAGTAATAAAAAATTTACCTTCATCATCGGCAACACCCCCAGAAATATTCTTTTCAGAAGTTGATTCCAAAAGCATCACGGTAGCATAGGCCACAGGATCGCCGGAAGAGGACTCCACCACCGTTCCTGTGATTTGGTAATTAGCTTCTTTTGAATCATCAGCAGTCTGTGCATAGCCTGTAGGCCTAACTGATATCAAAATCAAGCTTAAAAAACACAAAGTTTTTAATAGAGAATTCATGAAATTAAGATTAAATGGTAAAGTTATACAATATTAAAATTGGTGGTTCAAGAGTATCTTCTGGACACTATTCAAAACTAAAGTAGATTGAAATACTTGTTTATAAAAAAGCGATAGATGGTAAGGGTGACTTTATCGACAAATGGGCAAATTCACTAGATAAACCGTTTAAGTCAACATCCACATGCCAGCTAATGGACCAAAAGCCCAAATTCATGGGCAAATCCTTCCAATTGGCAGATTACCATTTCTTGTTTTAAGAAGTTTGTTTTATGTTTAAATTGAAATAAGAAGCTAAATGCATGAACCAATCACCTGTTTTTCATAAAAACCTATCATTCCTTATCCATATATTGCTATGGGCGGTAGTGGCTGCTACCCTATTTTTACTTGGGCCGCTATCATGGAAAACCACCCTCCCTACAGAATTTTGGTGGCGGCAAGTATTGTTCCTATCTCTTTTGGTGGGCCTGTTTTATTTCAATAAAGATATTCTCGTACCAAAAATACTTTTCAACGGTAAAATAGGAATATTTATTATTTTCAGCATTGGACTATGCTTCCTGCTGATGTACCTGATCCAGTACTTTGAAAACAGTATCAATCTACCCGAATTAATGCATAGGGCATTTCACCCTGATGATGACAAACCTTATGTACAAAAGAAGGAATTTATCAACCTTTTCATTCTACTCGTATTCTTCTTAGGCTTGGGTACCAGTACCAGTGTGGCTGCTGTACAAAAATGGCAATCTGACGAGGCTTTGAGGAGGCAATTGGACCAGCAAAGGATTAATTCAGAACTCTCCTACCTAAAGGCCCAGATCAATCCCCACTTCTTTTTCAACACCCTAAACAATATCTACTCCCTTACCAATATTGATGTGGAAAGAGCCCGTATCGCATTGCATAAGCTATCCAGAATGATGCGTTATGTGCTATATGAAACCGAAAAGAACCAAACCTTACTCAGCAAAGAAATCAATTTTATCAAAGATTTTATTGAACTGATGAAACTACGAATTTCCCAAAAGGTAAAAGTGGAACTGGATATTCAAGAAACAGTAGAGGACAAGGTTATTGCTCCCATGCTATTCCTGCCTTTTGTGGAAAATTGTTTTAAGCATGGGATAAGTGCTAAGCAAGACAGCCAAATCTATATCAGTGTAAAGCAATCCAAGAATGAACTGACCCTAAAGACCTGTAATAATATCATTCCAAAAAACCCCAATAGTCCGGAAAACAACTTGAAAGGAATAGGGTTAAACAATACCAAAAGGAGGCTTTCCTTACTTTATAATCAGCAATATGAATTATCTATTGATGATCAAAATCCTGAAAATGAATATCGTGTAACCTTGAAAATCAATCTGGCATGAAGATCAAATGCATAGCCGTAGATGATGAACCTTTGGCACTGGAGCTTATTTGTAGCTTTATAGAGCAAACCAGCTTTTTATCCTTGGAGGCCAAATTTGAAAATGCCATTGATGCGCTGGCCTTTGTACATAGCCATGAAGTGGACCTCATTTTCCTGGATATTCAAATGCCGGATCTTTCTGGAATGGAGCTCGCCAGGGTACTGGACAGCAACAAACAAGGAAATACTGCAAGAATTATTTTCACCACTGCCTATAACCAGTTTGCCATAGAGGGATATAAGGTAGATGCCATGGATTACCTTCTGAAGCCTTTTAGCTATGAAGAATTCTTAAAATCCTGCACAAAGGCCTATCATTACTTCGAATCAAAATCATCACCAACCGGAGGAAACCCCGATAGTGCCCAACAGAATTACATCTTTATCAAAGTGGAATACCAATTGGTGAAAGTGATGCTAAAAGACATCTTATATGTGGAAGGTTACAAAGATTATGTCAAGGTACACCTGGCTGATAAATCAGCTCCACTACTCTCATTGACCAGCCTTAAAAACATGGAAGAAATACTTCCAGAAAACCAGTTTATGAGGATCCACCGATCGTATATCATTTCCTTGGACCATATTCATTCCATCACAAAAAACTCCGTCAACATCAATAACACGACCATTGCAGTCAGCGAAAACTATAAAGACAACTTTCTTCAATTTGTAAACAAGTGGATTGGTTAATCTTAAAAATCTTCGGGCCGGTCATTTCTTTTTTACAGGGATTCAAGCTATTTTAAAACCATGCAAACCAATTATATCCCTTAGCCACATAAAATATGACAGAAGTTCAAAAAACATATATGCAAATGGCTATCCGCCTATCTAGATCAGGGATGAATACAGGTAAGGGCGGTCCTTTTGGTTGTGTAATCGTGAAAGACGGAATTGTTATAGGACAAGGCAATAACCAAGTCCTCAGCACCAATGACCCCACAGCACATGCAGAAGTTGTGGCCATTAGAGAAGCATGCAAAAATCTCCGATCCTTTCAATTAGATGGTTGTGAAATTTACACCTCTTGTGAGCCCTGCCCGATGTGCTTAGGAGCGATATACTGGGCAAGGCCCAAACAGGTCTTTTATGCCAACACCCGTCAACAAGCCGCAGATGCTGGCTTTGATGATGACTTTATATATCAGGAATTGCCCCTTCCTCCCCAAGAAAGAAAAATCCCCATGCAACATTTCCCAGACGAAGAAGCCTTAAAGGTTTTTGGAGAATGGTACGATAATGAAAACAAAAAAGTATATTAAGGCTTGACTTAATTAAGTCTGTTAGGATATTCTCAATTAAATTACTTCTCCCTAACCAGCTTTTTCTGGTATTTCTCTCTAATCACTTCCTGTACAGGCCTTCCCTGAATCTTACTTTCCAGCCAAGATATGATATCCAAGTATAAAAAGGCCCGTTTTTCGTATGGATGGTTTTCATATTGAAGCAGGTTATCCCTAAGCTCCATAAAAGCTGATTTTAATTGATAATCATAAATTCTATTCAAGTTCCTGACGAAGTTGATCATCTCCTGTTGCACCAAGTGCAAATCCTGCATTTTTATCAAAAACTTATAGACCGTTTTTATTTGATGCTCTAGATTATCATCCAAGCCCTCTTCATAACTGGCTATGAGCTTTAGGATATGGGCAAAGCACTGCAAATCTTCCCTCAAACCATCCCCTTTATGATCTATCACTTCATTCAAATGCTGTATAGCATGGATATTATCACCCCCTCCAAAATACAAACAGGCTATCTTATAATGTAATACGATCACATGGTGCACATCCAGTTTATCTTCCAATAGGGCCATTTCCTTCAGAAGCGGCGGAACCACGGATTTTACTCCTCCGCTGAAATCCCCTGTCAGAAAATGGTAATTGATACTATTGGAATAATAATAGAGAAATGCCAAAACCCTACAGTTATCATCCATTTTAAAGTCATCATTCTCCAAGCTATCCTTAAACTGCTCAAAGACCTCTGTGAATCGATCATAATGCTGCAGATAAAAAAGGGTATCCAATAGATAATGATAGGCCTTAAGATAATTCCCAGTAGCCACCTTTTTCATATGGGGATGCTCTTCATAAAGTCCTACCCAGCGATGCGCCGCCCTAAAACACAAAGGAAAATCCTGCAAAATATGGTAAAACCAAACTTGCGCCTGAAATAGATATAACTTCTCATAAAAATTAAGTTCTTCCATATCATATTCAGGCATGTTTTTCAGATAATAAGCTTCTACTAGCTTTTTATCAAACTCATCTTTCACATGTCCCACCTTTAAATAGAGTCCATATAACTGTAATGACAGATTACTGAATGAGTTTTTTTGCGAAGCACTCTTGGCCAAATTTTTAGCTTCATTGGCAAGGATCTCCGCCCTATCCCGCATACTTCGAGTGATATGTTGGGATTCTATCACTTTCTCTAACTCCACTATCCTAAGCATAATGGTATCCAGAAAATACTTTTCGGCTATATGCTTTGCTTTGGCCAATAACCTTAAACTTTGTTGATAAAGCCCCTTATTGTATAAAATCCTAGCAAAATCAATCTGTTCATTCAACTGTAGCTCCACATTCTGATCAGCATAGATCAACCTAAGACTGACCAAAATCTGTTTGTATAAATGAGACTTCATATTAGCCAACTGCTTCTTGGTAACCGGAGCTTTCTTCAAGAGATAAACCTCATCGTAAACCTCCATCTTATCCATAGTGTCAAACAGTTTAACAAACTTCGCATTTTCATTCGCTCCAAAGCGCTTTGCATAAAGTTTGAACCCTCGCTTCTCTGATGTACTTAAAGACTTAATTAAATTAAAAACAATATCTTTTCCTCTTTCTAACTTCATACCATTTTTACACATAAAAAACTGTTTATCAATTATTTATGTTATAAACTATAAGATTGAACATTGGACAAATATAATTAATAGAATTTATATTCAAACCATTAGATTTTACTTTAGATTTTAGATAAAAACAACACGTTATGGATAAACAACAAGTACTGATCTTTGATACCACCCTAAGGGACGGAGAACAAGTCCCAGGCTGTAAGTTGAACACCCCTCAAAAAATCGAAATTGCCCAAAAACTCGAGCAACTCGGAGTAGATGTAATTGAGGCTGGTTTTCCTATTTCTAGCCCAGGGGATTTCAAATCAGTTGTGGAAATCTCTAAAAGTGTATCAGAACCTATTATTTGCGGACTTTCAAGAGGTGTTCAAAAGGATATCGAAGTGGCTGCTGAAGCCCTTAAATATGCTAAAAGACCTAGAATCCATACTGGAATCGGAACTTCTCCTTCACATATAAAATTTAAATTCAAAAGTACTCCAGATCAAATCCTCGAAAGAGCTGTGGCAGCCGTAAAGCATGCCAAAAAATTCGTGGAGGATGTTGAATTCTATGCCGAGGACGCTGGCAGAACGGACAATGAATACCTTGCACTAGTCTGCGAAGCGGTCATCAAAGCTGGTGCTACTGTACTGAATATCCCTGATACCACTGGTTATTGCTTACCTGATGAATATGGTGCAAAAATCAAATACCTTACTGACAATGTAGTGGGTATAGAAAATGTAATCATTTCTGCCCATTGCCACAATGACCTTGGTTTGGCTACTGCCAATGCCATATCTGCAGTCATGAATGGCGCAAGACAAATCGAATGTACCATTAACGGTATTGGAGAGCGTGCGGGTAATACTTCCCTTGAAGAAGTTGCCATGATTATGAAACAACACCCAAGGTTGGATGTATATAATAATATCAACTCCAAATTGCTTAACCCTGTGAGTAAATTGGTTTCAGAAAGAATGGGAATGATCGTGCAACCTAACAAAGCCATTGTCGGATCTAATGCCTTTGCCCACTCTTCAGGAATCCACCAAGACGGTGTGATCAAAAACAGAGAAACTTATGAAATCATTGATCCAGAAGAAGTAGGCGTTCACGAATCAATGATTGTACTTACCGCTAGAAGTGGTCGCGCTGCATTAGCATTCCGTGCCCATAAGATCGGTTACAGCTTGACCAAATTACAGTTGGATGAAGTGTATCAACTGTTCTTGGAACATGCCGACCTTAAGAAGGAAATCACTGATGATGATTTGCATGAAATCATGAAAGTGGCTAAACTTTCTGGAAAAGTAGAAGCTTAAGATTTACTTTAAAGCCTATTCCCATTAAAAATTGCTTCTAAAGGGAATAGGCTTCTGTTTTATACACTGCCTGGAATATATCATTCTAGAATAGAAGAAATATTTATCCATAAAAAACCAGACCGTTTAGACGGTCTGGTTTTTTTATTTTACATAGAAAGCGTATTACCTTCTCCCTCCT is from Echinicola marina and encodes:
- a CDS encoding TonB-dependent receptor domain-containing protein, which encodes MNSLLKTLCFLSLILISVRPTGYAQTADDSKEANYQITGTVVESSSGDPVAYATVMLLESTSEKNISGGVADDEGKFFITGFKPGKYRLKINFVGFAPYVNENIIVKAGQKLVNLGEIDMEEESVSLEEVTVQGQRELITEKVDRTIYNAENDKTTVGGDATDVLRRVPMLSVDLDGNVSMRGSNNLVVLIDNKPSTMSASSIADALKQIPADEIKSVEVITSPSAKYDAEGSGGVINIVTKKNNLQGTSLSINTSAGMRGSNLGLNASARKGKWGFNLGGFGRAGYNIKGGFENNQRVTNPDGSISNIIQSSDTRNNMLMGRYNFGVDYEIDKYNWLAASVNFGMFNRDTKQDNLLTENYLDDELVNALMRRVNTEDLSNTVDISLNYTKTFEKPQKEFSIMTLYSRNNRTNDFVQALLDGNFENVESRIKNENASNNQEFTVQVDYVTPLGDGENQILEYGAKNILRRVNSDYAYFTADGADGEYLESDNAQYSNVFDYDQNVTAGYLSFTQGFLKHYTAKAGVRYEYTTINADFKSGEVEGEIPNYGVLVPSVNLSRKLKSGNMIKAAYNRRIQRPSLRFLNPNIQSSNPTQISQGNPLLDPEYTDNYELSYSTYLNATSINISTFFRNTNGSIQPLRTVQDDGVIYTTYENIGSEQSIGINLFANINVSNKLSFNGGVDSYYTMIDNNVGNPLYNASNEGFVVSGRMFGNYNITDSWVLQAFTFARGRRVNLQGYDSGFGIYGLNINKQFAEKKGSVGFGAENFFTSEFKMKNEIVSPTIIQNSTNIMRNMNFKINFSYRFGKMSVAPRRKKKSIENEDLKGGGGDNGGMMGAQ
- a CDS encoding sensor histidine kinase, whose translation is MNQSPVFHKNLSFLIHILLWAVVAATLFLLGPLSWKTTLPTEFWWRQVLFLSLLVGLFYFNKDILVPKILFNGKIGIFIIFSIGLCFLLMYLIQYFENSINLPELMHRAFHPDDDKPYVQKKEFINLFILLVFFLGLGTSTSVAAVQKWQSDEALRRQLDQQRINSELSYLKAQINPHFFFNTLNNIYSLTNIDVERARIALHKLSRMMRYVLYETEKNQTLLSKEINFIKDFIELMKLRISQKVKVELDIQETVEDKVIAPMLFLPFVENCFKHGISAKQDSQIYISVKQSKNELTLKTCNNIIPKNPNSPENNLKGIGLNNTKRRLSLLYNQQYELSIDDQNPENEYRVTLKINLA
- a CDS encoding LytR/AlgR family response regulator transcription factor; protein product: MKIKCIAVDDEPLALELICSFIEQTSFLSLEAKFENAIDALAFVHSHEVDLIFLDIQMPDLSGMELARVLDSNKQGNTARIIFTTAYNQFAIEGYKVDAMDYLLKPFSYEEFLKSCTKAYHYFESKSSPTGGNPDSAQQNYIFIKVEYQLVKVMLKDILYVEGYKDYVKVHLADKSAPLLSLTSLKNMEEILPENQFMRIHRSYIISLDHIHSITKNSVNINNTTIAVSENYKDNFLQFVNKWIG
- a CDS encoding nucleoside deaminase — protein: MTEVQKTYMQMAIRLSRSGMNTGKGGPFGCVIVKDGIVIGQGNNQVLSTNDPTAHAEVVAIREACKNLRSFQLDGCEIYTSCEPCPMCLGAIYWARPKQVFYANTRQQAADAGFDDDFIYQELPLPPQERKIPMQHFPDEEALKVFGEWYDNENKKVY
- a CDS encoding 2-isopropylmalate synthase, which produces MDKQQVLIFDTTLRDGEQVPGCKLNTPQKIEIAQKLEQLGVDVIEAGFPISSPGDFKSVVEISKSVSEPIICGLSRGVQKDIEVAAEALKYAKRPRIHTGIGTSPSHIKFKFKSTPDQILERAVAAVKHAKKFVEDVEFYAEDAGRTDNEYLALVCEAVIKAGATVLNIPDTTGYCLPDEYGAKIKYLTDNVVGIENVIISAHCHNDLGLATANAISAVMNGARQIECTINGIGERAGNTSLEEVAMIMKQHPRLDVYNNINSKLLNPVSKLVSERMGMIVQPNKAIVGSNAFAHSSGIHQDGVIKNRETYEIIDPEEVGVHESMIVLTARSGRAALAFRAHKIGYSLTKLQLDEVYQLFLEHADLKKEITDDDLHEIMKVAKLSGKVEA